Proteins from a genomic interval of Chionomys nivalis chromosome 7, mChiNiv1.1, whole genome shotgun sequence:
- the Prr29 gene encoding proline-rich protein 29 — protein MSSLRSGSWSGAPSQSAVPMPWVTILQPFPWTVPSPLPQPSRVKEDLLELMMLQNAQLHQLLLSQMVAGALNPGPEGPSPQVYTDSQQEQVEEEMEAREQEEPVVIHHHYLPGPMTLWPVSFLPVPPHQPPWQGAPRIQHQPPASRQGEVRDVPPPPPPSATGTVGVDVPPASEYYDAESLP, from the exons ATGTCCTCCCTCAGGAGCGGGAGCTGGAGTGGCGCCCCATCACAGAGTGCAGTCCCTATG CCCTGGGTGACCATCTTGCAGCCTTTTCCTTGGACTGTCCCGTCTCCTCTGCCTCAACCCAGCCGTGTCAAGGAAG ATCTGCTGGAGCTCATGATGCTACAGAATGCCCAGCTGCACCAGCTGCTGTTGAGTCAAATGGTGGCGGGAGCCCTGAACCCAGGGCCAGAGGGGCCCAGCCCACAG GTCTATACAGACAGCCAACAGGAGCaggtggaggaagagatggaggcgCGGGAGCAAGAAGAGCCTGTGGTGATCCACCACCACTATCTGCCGGGCCCCATGACACTCTGGCCAGTCTCTTTTCTCCCTGTTCCCCCACATCAACCTCCCTGGCAGGGTGCACCCAGGATTCAGCACCAGCCGCCTGCCTCCAGGCAAGGGGAGGT gAGAGATGTGCCCCCACCGCCACCCCCCAGTGCCACAGGGACTGTTGGTGTGGATGTACCCCCAGCTTCAG AGTACTATGATGCTGAGAGCCTGCCCTGA
- the Icam2 gene encoding intercellular adhesion molecule 2, with translation MSSFACRSLRITLLALLCCSGSGEKAFEVHVSSERQIVEATGALKVNCSTSCENPQVGGLETTLSKKVLEEHPQGKWKQFLVLNISQDTSLLCHFTCEEKQHSEHLNIRVYKPPAKVTLKLQSSQVFVGEAFTIECTAEAVKPLESLTLSLLHEGETLQNQTFGGAESNAIAIFNRTALTKDSLNLSCQAVLDLRPHGGHIILINSTSQILEVFEHTNGHPIIIIIIVVSILLVLFVTSVLLCFILGQHWHRKRTGTYGVLAAWMRLPRALRQRPG, from the exons GGTCTGGTGAGAAGGCGTTTGAGGTCCACGTATCGTCCGAGAGGCAGATAGTAGAAGCCACAGGCGCTTTGAAAGTCAACTGCAGCACTAGCTGTGAGAATCCGCAAGTGGGTGGCCTGGAGACCACCTTGAGTAAGAAAGTGTTGGAGGAGCACCCCCAAGGGAAGTGGAAACAGTTCTTAGTCTTAAATATCTCCCAAGACACGAGCCTCCTGTGCCACTTCACCTGTGAGGAGAAACAGCATTCAGAGCATCTCAACATCAGAGTATACA AACCTCCGGCTAAGGTCACACTGAAGCTGCAGTCCTCGCAGGTGTTTGTGGGAGAAGCTTTCACCATTGAGTGTACGGCAGAAGCCGTGAAGCCCCTTGAGAGCCTCACCCTCAGCCTGCTCCATGAAGGAGAGACCCTGCAGAACCAGACCTTTGGGGGAGCTGAAAGTAACGCCATAGCCATATTCAACAGGACAGCTCTAACGAAGGATAGCCTCAACTTATCCTGCCAGGCTGTGCTGGACCTGCGGCCCCATGGTGGGCACATCATCCTCATCAACTCAACGTCCCAGATCCTCGAAGTCTTCG agCATACGAATGGTCACCCGATAATCATCATAATCATAGTGGTGTCAATACTGCTGGTCTTATTTGTGACATCGGTCCTACTCTGCTTTATCCTCGGCCAGCACTGGCACAGGAAGCGGACGGGCACCTACGGGGTGCTGGCTGCCTGGATGAGGCTGCCCCGAGCCTTGCGGCAACGTCCTGGGTGA